The Polypterus senegalus isolate Bchr_013 chromosome 9, ASM1683550v1, whole genome shotgun sequence genome includes a window with the following:
- the vps11 gene encoding vacuolar protein sorting-associated protein 11 homolog, whose translation MAAFLQWRRFVFFDKEAIKDPADSGKPFNLPQGISASDSGRGHIVFGDMSGQIWFLTRSSQLSNFQAYKLRVTHLYQLKQHSILVSVGQDDEGINPLVKVWNLDKRDSSSPLCTRIFPAIPGNKPTEVSCLTVHENLSFMAIGFTDGSVVLTKGDITRDRHSKTHTLHEGSCPITGLAFRQSGKTTHLFVATLEKVLCYTLSVKEYPCTELDVHGCALRCTSLTDPSQDSQFIVAGDECVYLYQPDERGPCFAFEGQKLLAHWHRGYLVLLSRDKKSPNKSQFGSRETLTSEKQILNIYDLDNKFIAYSGTFEDIIDVVAEWGSLHILTRDNGLLVLQEKDTQTKLEMLFKKNLFVMAINLAKSQHLDTDGLSEIFRQYGDHLYVKGDHDGAIQQYIRTIGKLEPSYVIRKFLDAQRIHNLTAYLQALHRQSLANADHTTLLLNCYTKLKDSTKLEEFIKTSESEVHFDVEIAIKVLRQAGYYQHAVFLAERHDQHEWYLKIQLEDIKNYQEALCYIGRLPFDQAESNMKRYGKTLMHHAPEETTDLLKGLCTNYQPNGEVGTVSLETQRKKANAEEFIHIFANHPRELRAFLEHMIQVEAESPQGVYDTLLELRLQDWAHEEDIKKKKALQGEALSLLKSGCYSTVFDKALILCQMHNFKEGVLYLYEQGQLYQQIMHYHMQNEDYGKVVEACQRYGDKETCLWEQALGYFARKEEDCKEYISAVLQHIDRYSLMPPLLVVQTLAHNSTATLSVIKDYLINKLHQESEQIEEDERKIRTYREETAQLRQEIQELRSSAKIFQKTKCSMCNSPLELPSVHFLCSHSFHQHCFESYAESESECPTCAPDNRKVLDMLRAQDQKRDQHELFQRQLKCSKDGFSVVADYFGRGVFNKLTLITDPPTGKSTTSSLEADLNRDLLIHTKRTS comes from the exons ATGGCTGCATTTTTGCAGTGGAGAcgctttgtcttttttgacaaagAGGCGATAAAGGATCCTGCAGACAGCGGGAAGCCCTTCAACTTACCACAAGGGATTTCCGCCAGTGACTCCGGCCGGGGGCATATCGTTTTTGGAG ATATGTCTGGACAGATCTGGTTTCTGACTCGCTCTTCCCAGCTCTCCAACTTTCAAGCCTACAAGCTTCGAGTAACACATCTTTACCAGCTGAAGCAGCACAGTATCTTGGTGTCTGTGGGGCAGGACGATGAAGGCATCAACCCACTG GTGAAAGTATGGAATTTGGACAAGCGAGATAGCAGCAGTCCTCTGTGCACACGCATTTTTCCAGCCATTCCTGGAAACAAACCTACAGAAGTGTCCTGCCTTACTGTACATGAGAATCTCAGCTTCATGGCCATTG GTTTTACAGATGGCAGTGTGGTCTTGACAAAGGGTGACATCACTCGGGACCGGCACAGCAAGACCCACACTTTGCATGAAGGCAGCTGTCCAATCACAGGGCTTGCTTTTCGTCAATCGGGGAAGACCACACATCTGTTTGTGGCAACACTGGAAAAAGTGCTG tgctacACTCTGTCTGTAAAAGAGTATCCCTGCACTGAGCTGGATGTGCATGGCTGCGCTCTGCGCTGCACCTCGCTGACAGACCCCTCGCAGGACTCTCAGTTCATTGTTGCAGGGGATGAGTGTGTTTATCTTTACCAACCTGATGAACGTGGACCATGCTTTGCATTTGAGGGGCAGAAACTCCTGGCTCATTGGCACCGTGGCTACCTTGTGCTACTAAGCCGTGACAAGAAATCTCCAAATAA GTCACAATTTGGCAGCAGGGAAACTCTGACATCAGAGAAGCAGATACTCAACATCTATGACCTTGACAATAAGTTCATTGCCTATAGTGGAACCTTTGAAGACATCATTGATGTTGTGGCTGAGTGGGGCTCTTTGCATATCCTGACACGGGATAATGGGCTGCTAGTGCTTCAGGAGAAGGACACGCAGACAAAATTAGAG ATGTTGTTCAAGAAAAACCTTTTTGTGATGGCAATTAATTTGGCAAAAAGCCAACATTTAGACACTGATGGTCTTTCCGAGATCTTCCGCCAATATGGAGACCATCTGTATGTAAAGGGAGACCACGATGGCGCCATCCAGCAGTATATCCG GACTATTGGAAAGCTGGAACCCTCCTATGTAATTAGAAAGTTCTTGGATGCGCAAAGAATTCACAACCTAACCGCCTACTTGCAAGCCTTGCACAGACAGTCCCTCGCTAACGCTGACCACACCACCCTGCTGCTGAATTGTTACACAAAGCTAAAGGACAGCACCAAGTTAGAGGAATTTATCAAG ACAAGTGAGAGTGAGGTGCACTTTGATGTGGAGATTGCCATCAAGGTCCTACGCCAGGCTGGCTACTACCAGCATGCTGTGTTTTTGGCAGAGAGACATGACCAGCATGAATGGTACCTTAAGATTCAGCTGGAAGACATCAAG AACTATCAGGAGGCATTGTGCTACATTGGTCGTTTGCCCTTTGATCAGGCAGAGAGCAACATGAAGCGCTATGGCAAGACATTAATGCACCATGCCCCTGAGGAGACCACTGACCTGTTGAAAGGGCTGTGCACCAACTACCAACCCAATGGTGAAGTTGGCACTGTTTCTCTGGAAACACAAAGAAAGAAG GCAAATGCTGAGGAGTTCATTCACATTTTTGCCAACCACCCACGGGAACTGAGGGCCTTCCTGGAGCACATGATTCAGGTTGAGGCTGAGTCGCCACAGGGCGTGTATGACACACTGCTGGAACTTAGACTGCAGGACTGGGCACATGAGGAGGACATCAAG aaaaAGAAAGCCTTGCAGGGGGAAGCTTTATCATTGTTGAAAAGTGGATGCTACAGCACTGTATTTGACAAAGCACTTATACTCTGCCAGATGCACAACTTCAAAGAAGGAGTTCTGTACTTGTACGAGCAGGGCCAATT ATACCAGCAGATCATGCACTACCATATGCAGAATGAGGACTACGGAAAGGTAGTCGAGGCCTGCCAGCGCTATGGAGACAAGGAGACATGTTTGTGGGAGCAAGCACTTGGATACTTTGCCCGCAAAGAGGAAGACTGCAAAGAGTATATTAGTGCTGTGCTGCAACACATTGACCGCTACAGTCTCATGCCACCTCTGCTGG TGGTGCAGACGTTGGCCCATAATTCAACAGCCACACTTTCAGTCATTAAAGACTACCTTATCAATAAACTACACCAAGAGAGTGAACAGATTGAGGAAGATGAGCGTAAAATTCGAACATACCGGGAAGAGACTGCTCAACTCCGGCAAGAGATTCAGGAACTGCGTAGCAG TGCAAAGATCTTTCAGAAGACTAAATGCAGTATGTGTAACAGCCCATTGGAGCTGCCATCAGTGCACTTCCTGTGCAGCCACTCCTTCCACCAGCACTGCTTTGAAAGCTATGCAGAAAGTGAGTCAGAGTGCCCTACCTGTGCACCTGACAACCGCAAGGTCCTGGACATGTTGAGGGCACAAGATCAAAAAAGGGATCAGCATGAACTCTTCCAGCGACAG ctcaAATGCTCTAAAGATGGCTTTTCTGTGGTAGCAGACTATTTTGGTCGTGGAGTGTTTAACAAGCTGACTCTAATCACTGACCCTCCTACGGGCAAGTCTACTACTAGCAGTTTGGAGGCTGACCTAAACAGAGATCTTCTCATCCACACCAAGAGAACATCTTGA